A window of Selenomonas ruminantium subsp. lactilytica TAM6421 contains these coding sequences:
- the clpP gene encoding ATP-dependent Clp endopeptidase proteolytic subunit ClpP, giving the protein MNYVPMVVEQSNRGERAYDIYSRLLKDRIIFLGGQIDDSVANVVVAQMLFLESEDPDKDIYLYINSPGGVVTAGLAIYDTMQYIKPDVSTICIGQAASMGAVLLTAGAKGKRFALPNARVMIHQPLGGAQGQSTDIQIQAREIQRIRETINDIFVSSTGKTAEEINNDTERDNFMTAAEAKAYGIVDEVITRPKKTKKNDAKD; this is encoded by the coding sequence ATGAATTATGTACCTATGGTAGTAGAGCAGTCTAACCGTGGCGAGCGGGCATACGATATCTATTCCCGCCTGCTCAAGGATCGGATCATCTTTCTGGGCGGTCAGATTGACGATAGTGTAGCCAATGTAGTAGTAGCACAGATGCTCTTTTTGGAATCGGAAGATCCGGACAAGGATATCTATCTCTACATCAACAGCCCCGGCGGTGTGGTTACCGCTGGCCTGGCTATCTATGATACCATGCAGTATATCAAGCCGGACGTGTCCACGATCTGCATTGGACAGGCGGCCAGCATGGGGGCAGTGCTCCTGACAGCTGGTGCAAAGGGCAAGCGCTTCGCTCTGCCCAACGCCCGGGTGATGATTCATCAGCCGCTGGGTGGTGCCCAGGGGCAGTCCACGGACATTCAGATTCAGGCCCGTGAGATTCAGCGCATCCGTGAAACCATCAATGATATCTTTGTTTCTTCCACGGGCAAGACCGCAGAGGAAATCAATAATGACACGGAACGCGATAACTTCATGACCGCAGCCGAAGCCAAGGCTTATGGCATTGTGGATGAAGTGATTACCCGTCCCAAAAAGACGAAGAAAAACGACGCTAAAGATTGA
- the tig gene encoding trigger factor: MKVTVENGENQQVTLTVEVEAAEVSKAVEKAVKRLSNRVNIPGFRKGKAPRKIIERNVGMDAIMQEAFDIVGPKAFADALEEQKIEPVSRPQIDIETLEDGKDLVFKATVTPRPEVKLGDYKGLKVEKNVEAVTDEDVEKQLKTFQDRQGKMVDAPEGSEVKDGDFTTLDFEGFVDGEAFEGGKGQDYPLQIGSGSFIPGFEDQLIGAKIGEEKEVNVTFPEEYHAKELAGKAATFKCTIRSIKQKELPAMDDELAKKVSKFETLDELKADIRKNLEENAERKAENDQKSAAIEMATNNITVDIPAVMIDNRVESMIREMAMRLEQQGMSFDAYLQYAGTDINKIREDYRETAEKNVRTDLMLEEVAKAEDIKVEAKDLDAEVAGMAAAYGATPQQVQKIIKEQGRVGDLAATVLRKKTAQFIIDSIA; the protein is encoded by the coding sequence ATGAAAGTTACGGTTGAAAATGGTGAAAACCAGCAGGTTACTCTGACGGTGGAGGTTGAAGCTGCGGAAGTTTCCAAAGCAGTGGAAAAGGCTGTAAAGCGTCTCAGCAACCGTGTAAATATTCCGGGTTTCCGCAAGGGCAAGGCTCCGCGCAAGATCATCGAGCGCAACGTGGGCATGGATGCTATCATGCAGGAAGCTTTCGACATCGTCGGCCCCAAGGCATTTGCTGATGCTCTCGAAGAGCAGAAGATCGAGCCGGTAAGCCGTCCGCAGATCGACATCGAAACCCTCGAAGATGGCAAAGATCTCGTCTTCAAGGCTACGGTTACGCCGCGTCCGGAAGTCAAGCTGGGCGATTACAAAGGCCTGAAGGTTGAGAAGAACGTGGAAGCTGTTACCGACGAAGATGTGGAAAAGCAGCTCAAGACGTTCCAGGATCGTCAGGGCAAGATGGTTGATGCTCCGGAAGGTTCCGAAGTCAAAGATGGCGATTTCACGACGCTGGATTTCGAAGGTTTCGTAGATGGCGAAGCATTCGAAGGCGGCAAAGGCCAGGATTATCCGCTGCAGATTGGTTCCGGCAGCTTCATCCCGGGCTTTGAGGATCAGCTGATCGGTGCCAAGATTGGCGAAGAGAAGGAAGTCAACGTAACGTTCCCGGAAGAATATCATGCTAAGGAACTGGCTGGCAAGGCTGCTACCTTCAAATGCACGATCCGCAGCATTAAGCAGAAAGAACTGCCGGCTATGGACGACGAACTGGCTAAGAAGGTCAGCAAGTTCGAGACGCTGGACGAGCTCAAGGCTGATATCCGCAAGAACCTGGAAGAAAACGCTGAGCGCAAGGCTGAAAACGACCAGAAGAGCGCAGCTATCGAAATGGCAACCAACAACATCACTGTTGACATCCCGGCTGTGATGATTGACAACCGCGTGGAATCCATGATCCGCGAAATGGCTATGCGTCTCGAACAGCAGGGCATGAGCTTTGATGCTTACCTCCAGTACGCTGGCACGGACATCAACAAGATCCGCGAAGATTATCGTGAAACGGCTGAGAAGAACGTTCGTACGGACCTCATGCTGGAAGAAGTTGCCAAAGCTGAGGACATCAAGGTTGAGGCGAAAGACCTCGACGCTGAAGTTGCTGGCATGGCTGCCGCTTATGGTGCTACGCCGCAGCAGGTTCAGAAAATCATCAAGGAACAGGGACGCGTTGGCGATCTGGCTGCAACGGTACTGCGCAAGAAGACGGCACAGTTCATCATCGACAGCATTGCCTAA
- a CDS encoding peptide chain release factor 3: MSALSAELNKEIEKRRTFAIISHPDAGKTTLTEKLLLYGGAIHLAGSIKSRKTQRHAVSDWMEIEKQRGISVTSSVLQFDYDGCRINILDTPGHQDFSEDTYRTLMAVDSAVMVIDVAKGVEAQTKKLFKVCKQRGIPIFTFVNKLDHFGKAPIDLMDEIENVLGIRSYPMNWPIGQDGQYMGVYDRRNDKVLLFAADTTHGQEARVADVFEPNDPQVIERVGEDVWEALQEDLELLNEAGEEFDMEKVNAGELTPMFFGSAMTNFGVQDFLEGYISMAPTPQPRKSSDGLIPANDEQFSGFVFKIQANMNPAHRDRLAFIRICSGKFERNMEVWHERTGKMLKLAQPQQFLAQDRQIIDTAYPGDIVGLFDPGVFGIGDTVCDASHKFKYADFPVFPPEKFARVQAKDTMKRKQFVKGIEQLTQEGAIQLFQQAGAGTESYIVGTVGTLQFEVLEYRLKNEYNVDIEMNMQPYEVARWMAFEDGHEVTPAELKGADRGMFVYDRHNNPVLLVNNEWALGWIMDNNPDLILNHVPFDKKEA, encoded by the coding sequence TTGTCAGCTTTAAGCGCAGAACTGAATAAAGAAATTGAAAAGCGTCGTACCTTTGCCATCATCTCTCACCCGGATGCTGGTAAGACGACTTTGACGGAAAAACTTTTGCTCTACGGTGGTGCCATTCATCTGGCCGGTTCTATCAAATCCCGCAAGACCCAGCGTCATGCAGTGTCAGACTGGATGGAAATCGAAAAACAGCGTGGTATCTCCGTAACTTCGTCCGTGCTGCAGTTCGACTATGATGGCTGCCGCATCAACATTCTCGATACGCCGGGCCATCAGGACTTCAGTGAAGATACTTACCGCACGTTGATGGCAGTGGACAGTGCTGTCATGGTTATCGACGTGGCCAAGGGCGTCGAAGCTCAGACCAAGAAACTCTTCAAGGTCTGCAAGCAGCGCGGCATTCCCATTTTTACCTTTGTCAACAAGCTGGACCATTTCGGCAAGGCGCCAATCGATTTGATGGATGAAATCGAAAATGTGCTGGGCATCCGTTCCTATCCGATGAACTGGCCTATTGGTCAGGATGGCCAGTATATGGGCGTGTATGACCGCCGCAATGACAAGGTGCTGCTCTTTGCTGCTGACACCACCCATGGTCAGGAAGCCCGTGTAGCGGATGTCTTTGAGCCCAATGATCCGCAGGTTATCGAGCGCGTCGGTGAAGATGTATGGGAAGCCCTGCAGGAGGATTTGGAACTTTTGAATGAAGCCGGCGAAGAATTTGACATGGAAAAGGTCAATGCCGGTGAACTCACGCCGATGTTCTTCGGCTCGGCCATGACCAACTTCGGTGTGCAGGATTTTCTCGAAGGTTACATTTCCATGGCACCCACGCCGCAGCCCCGCAAATCATCGGATGGACTGATCCCGGCCAATGACGAGCAGTTCTCGGGGTTTGTGTTCAAGATTCAGGCCAATATGAACCCAGCCCATCGCGATCGTCTGGCCTTTATCCGCATCTGCTCTGGCAAATTTGAGCGCAATATGGAAGTATGGCATGAGCGTACGGGTAAGATGTTGAAGTTGGCTCAGCCCCAGCAGTTCCTGGCCCAGGATCGTCAGATCATTGACACAGCGTATCCGGGTGATATCGTCGGCCTTTTCGATCCAGGTGTGTTTGGCATCGGCGATACGGTCTGCGATGCTTCCCACAAGTTCAAATATGCCGATTTCCCGGTATTCCCGCCCGAAAAATTCGCCCGCGTGCAGGCTAAGGATACCATGAAGCGCAAGCAGTTCGTCAAAGGCATTGAGCAGCTGACGCAGGAAGGCGCCATCCAGCTCTTCCAGCAGGCTGGTGCTGGTACGGAATCCTACATCGTCGGCACGGTTGGTACCCTGCAGTTTGAAGTGCTGGAGTACCGTCTCAAGAACGAATATAATGTAGATATTGAAATGAATATGCAGCCTTATGAAGTTGCCCGTTGGATGGCCTTTGAAGATGGTCATGAAGTGACGCCGGCAGAACTCAAGGGGGCTGACCGCGGCATGTTCGTTTATGACCGTCACAACAATCCGGTGCTGCTGGTCAATAACGAATGGGCTTTGGGCTGGATTATGGATAACAATCCTGACCTTATTCTCAATCATGTACCTTTTGATAAGAAGGAAGCATAA
- a CDS encoding alpha/beta hydrolase, with protein sequence MLAIIKSKKIFLSLCVILLLLLAGAGYLIGSGFVDYALLRGNPEDPTAIPEAAAAIVEPGLDAPAKPQAKNELWTIISPDGLKLVATHFSPPEPSNRWVILVHGYGRNQSFVWDYADEYIKHGYNVLTPDLRAAGASEGKYFTMGVKESDDIALWAKEIAQKNEIAKIALHGISMGAATVMMTTAKQPQNVVAAIEDCGYTSAYDMFTVQLDKLFGLPESPIMNCVDIVSPVKIGSAISDAAPLRSVPHTDVPMLFIHGDADKLVPCEMMDKLYAASSAPVKEKFIVAGAGHADAKNTAPQEYFQRVFAFLETYMK encoded by the coding sequence ATGTTGGCAATTATCAAGAGCAAAAAAATCTTTTTAAGTCTGTGCGTCATACTTCTGCTGTTGCTGGCGGGAGCAGGCTATCTTATCGGTAGTGGGTTCGTAGACTATGCCCTGCTGCGGGGCAATCCGGAAGACCCCACGGCCATACCGGAAGCGGCTGCGGCAATTGTGGAGCCGGGACTGGATGCGCCAGCTAAACCGCAGGCCAAAAATGAACTATGGACGATAATCTCTCCGGACGGGCTGAAACTTGTGGCCACCCATTTTTCACCCCCAGAGCCCAGCAACCGCTGGGTAATCCTGGTGCATGGATATGGGCGCAATCAGAGTTTTGTCTGGGATTATGCTGATGAGTACATAAAGCATGGCTACAACGTCCTGACGCCGGATCTGCGTGCTGCCGGAGCAAGTGAAGGGAAATACTTTACCATGGGGGTAAAGGAGAGCGATGATATCGCCCTTTGGGCAAAAGAGATCGCCCAGAAGAATGAGATCGCTAAAATTGCCTTGCATGGGATTTCCATGGGGGCGGCCACGGTGATGATGACGACGGCAAAGCAGCCGCAAAATGTGGTGGCTGCCATTGAAGACTGTGGCTATACCAGTGCCTATGATATGTTCACTGTGCAGCTTGACAAATTATTTGGCCTGCCGGAATCTCCCATAATGAACTGTGTGGATATTGTCAGCCCTGTGAAGATTGGATCCGCCATCTCGGATGCAGCACCTTTACGCAGTGTTCCTCATACCGATGTGCCCATGCTGTTCATACATGGCGATGCCGATAAACTGGTTCCTTGTGAGATGATGGATAAACTATATGCAGCATCATCAGCCCCCGTTAAGGAAAAATTCATCGTAGCGGGAGCAGGACATGCCGATGCAAAAAATACTGCTCCTCAGGAATATTTTCAACGGGTATTTGCTTTTCTGGAAACATATATGAAGTAA
- a CDS encoding SpoIIE family protein phosphatase: MGEFLRVLRKMVHEQPNIRTRLLRLLILSSLLSAMVFAGLSFYGMTFVRKDIADMGTQLSESGAEYTKQYINKTSKDTLAELAKAEAGYIDREMSLMQHDVQILSEALTWIQLHPENFLPGNVFDLYNGKVPPTAPCILYSPDVRKRGIETVQKEVELSANIKGTLVPMEKSYGNDSYSATYFGSKHGFLICSSVFPGDEYSPLSDDPAFDYDPRVRPWYVNAVNANKVVFSLPYLTILNEEHSDVEVISCSVPYYDAEGIAGVASLDMATKKLRQYIHDTAIGEKGINFVMTNEGKIVFSPMQEGVLAETDQPQDLRQSEVAELAQAARQMAKGERGMLPVEVYGEKYMLAFAPIPTMGWSLGLLVSQEDISSSLQESQNYFMGQMDNFKENLQREYLFLLQAALLALLIMIVIMFFMSERLSDRFVQPIKQMADGVREIASGNLDKKLEIKTGDEIEHLAVCFNAMTDELKAYIENLSQVTAEKEKAAAELSVAKNIQLGALPQDFLTSRQEFQIYASMDAAKGVGGDFYDFYLTDENHLVITIADVSGKGIPAALYMMRAKTTLKNLVLMAKDPDDFAAVVMLANQELCRENEEMMFVTVFIAQLDLVTGELIYVNGGHNPPLVQENGRFRYLRHKKKHMMLGVNEEGMYESHSLVLQPGEMIFLYTDGVTEAMNEAGGMYSEERLQETLNVQGEKNVREILAAVRQDVGVYAGEAEQSDDITMLGLKFYGYKKNSREDSRKL, translated from the coding sequence ATGGGAGAGTTCTTGCGGGTATTACGAAAAATGGTGCATGAACAGCCAAATATCAGGACGCGTCTGTTGCGGCTGCTGATCTTAAGCAGCTTGTTGTCGGCCATGGTGTTTGCCGGGCTGTCATTTTATGGCATGACCTTTGTCCGCAAAGACATAGCGGACATGGGAACGCAGCTTTCGGAGTCGGGGGCTGAGTACACGAAGCAGTATATCAACAAGACCAGCAAGGATACTTTGGCGGAACTGGCCAAGGCGGAAGCAGGGTATATTGATCGTGAAATGTCGCTGATGCAGCATGATGTGCAGATCCTGTCCGAGGCTTTGACCTGGATTCAGCTGCATCCAGAAAACTTTCTGCCGGGGAACGTATTTGACCTGTATAATGGAAAAGTTCCGCCTACTGCGCCCTGTATTCTTTACAGCCCCGATGTGCGCAAGCGTGGCATCGAAACGGTACAAAAGGAAGTGGAGCTGTCTGCCAATATCAAGGGCACGCTGGTGCCGATGGAAAAGTCATACGGCAATGACAGCTATTCGGCAACCTATTTTGGCAGCAAACATGGATTTTTGATCTGCAGCAGCGTATTTCCCGGCGATGAATACAGTCCCTTGTCCGATGACCCGGCCTTTGACTATGACCCTCGTGTCCGGCCTTGGTATGTAAATGCTGTCAACGCCAATAAGGTGGTATTTTCCCTGCCTTATCTCACGATTCTGAACGAGGAACACAGCGATGTGGAGGTAATAAGCTGCTCTGTCCCTTACTATGATGCGGAAGGGATTGCCGGAGTGGCAAGCCTGGATATGGCTACGAAAAAGCTGCGGCAATACATTCACGATACTGCCATTGGCGAAAAGGGCATCAACTTTGTCATGACCAATGAGGGCAAAATTGTCTTTTCGCCTATGCAGGAAGGTGTGCTGGCAGAGACAGACCAGCCACAGGACCTGCGGCAAAGTGAGGTGGCGGAGCTGGCCCAGGCTGCCCGGCAGATGGCCAAGGGCGAAAGAGGCATGCTGCCTGTGGAGGTATACGGCGAGAAGTATATGCTGGCCTTTGCGCCTATCCCCACCATGGGCTGGAGCCTTGGTCTTTTGGTGTCACAGGAGGATATTTCCTCTTCTCTTCAGGAAAGCCAGAATTATTTTATGGGGCAGATGGATAATTTCAAGGAAAACCTGCAGCGTGAATATCTTTTCCTTTTGCAGGCGGCTCTGCTGGCGCTGCTCATCATGATTGTCATCATGTTTTTCATGTCAGAGCGGCTTTCAGACCGATTCGTTCAGCCCATAAAGCAGATGGCTGATGGCGTAAGGGAAATTGCCAGCGGCAATCTGGACAAGAAGTTGGAGATAAAAACCGGTGATGAGATTGAACATCTAGCCGTCTGCTTCAATGCTATGACGGATGAGCTGAAAGCATATATCGAGAACCTGTCCCAGGTGACGGCAGAGAAGGAGAAAGCGGCAGCTGAGCTTTCGGTGGCCAAAAACATTCAGCTGGGGGCGCTGCCACAGGATTTCCTGACCAGCCGCCAGGAATTTCAGATCTATGCCTCCATGGATGCCGCTAAGGGCGTGGGAGGGGACTTCTACGATTTTTACCTGACGGATGAGAATCATCTGGTCATCACCATCGCCGATGTGTCTGGCAAGGGCATTCCCGCAGCGCTCTACATGATGCGCGCCAAAACGACGCTGAAAAATCTGGTGCTGATGGCCAAAGACCCCGATGATTTTGCTGCTGTCGTGATGTTGGCCAATCAGGAGCTATGCCGGGAAAATGAGGAAATGATGTTTGTCACCGTGTTTATTGCCCAGCTTGACCTGGTTACGGGAGAACTCATCTATGTAAACGGCGGCCATAATCCGCCACTGGTGCAGGAAAATGGTAGGTTCCGTTATCTGCGGCATAAGAAAAAGCATATGATGCTCGGTGTAAACGAGGAGGGGATGTATGAGTCCCACAGCCTTGTCCTGCAGCCAGGAGAGATGATTTTCCTTTATACGGACGGTGTGACGGAGGCCATGAATGAGGCAGGAGGGATGTATTCGGAAGAGCGTCTGCAGGAAACGCTGAATGTCCAGGGAGAAAAAAATGTGCGAGAAATCCTCGCTGCCGTTCGGCAGGATGTGGGCGTCTATGCTGGAGAAGCGGAACAATCTGATGATATCACCATGCTGGGACTGAAATTTTATGGCTATAAAAAAAACTCAAGAGAGGACAGTCGTAAATTGTAA